ATATTTTATTGCATAAACCATATATAGTGAACTCAAATGAACCACCGGATATTATTTAACCACAATATTGACCAGCTTACCGGGCACCGGTATCACCTTAACCACCTTTTTGTCACCGATGAGTTCCCTTACTTTTTCCTGCTGCATAACCAGTTCCCGCATAGCATCGGGCTTAATGTCCGCAGGTACCAACAGTCGTTCCCGAACCTTACCGTTAATTTGTATCACAATGGTGATTTCATCTTCAACAATGGCCTCGGGATCGTACCGGGGCCAGGGCTGGGCATGAATACTGCCTTCATGACCGGTTAAATTCCACAACTCCTCGGTGATGTGGGGGGCAAAGGGAGCCAAGAGCAGCAGTAGGGCGTCCACCGCCTCGCGCAGTACCCCGTCATTGCGGTCGCATTCGGGTAAATCCCGGTACTGGTACATGGCGTTCACCAGTTCCATGATGGCACTGACCGCTGTATTAAAATTAAACCGGTTGCCCACATCTTCAGTTACCTTTTTAATGGCCAGGTGGGTCACCCGGCGCATATCCTTATTAATCCCCACCAAATTGCTGGCCCGGTCCGGGGGCGCAGCGGAGGTAAGTGTATCGCCCAGCGGCGCCACCAGTCGCCATACCCGGTTAAGGAAGCGGTAGCAACCCTCCACTCCCTGGTCGCTCCACTCCAGATCCCGCTCGGGGGGTGAAGCAAACAGGATAAACAGCCGGGCGGTATCAGCACCGTAAGTGGCCACGATATCCTCGGGACTTACCACATTACCCTTGGATTTGCTCATCTTGGCCCCGTCTTTAAGCACCATGCCCTGGGTAAGCAGGTTGGTAAAGGGCTCGTCATTATCAATCAATTTCATGTCGTACAGCACCTTGGTAAAGAACCTACTGTACAACAGATGTAGGATAGCGTGTTCAACCCCACCGATGTACTGATCCACCGGCAGCCAGTACCTTACCTTGCCGGGATCCCAAACATTGTCCTCGTCCCTGGGACTGGTATAACGATAGTAATACCAGGAAGAACACATGAAGGTGTCCATGGTGTCGGTTTCCCGTCGCGCCGGGGCACCACAGGCGGGACAGGTGGTATTAACAAAACCGGCATGGTCCTCCAGCGGAGAACGACCGGTGGGTTTAAAGGCCACGTCCATGGGCAAGAGCACCGGTAAATCCTTTTCAGGCACCGGTACCACCCCGCACTTGTCACAATAAATAATGGGAATGGGGGCGCCCCAGTAGCGCTGCCGGGAGATAAGCCAATCCCGCAGGCGGTAGTTGACCCGGCCGGCACCCACTCCTTTTTCCTGCAGGTATTTAATTACATCAGTAATACCCTGCCGGTTCGGGGTACCGTTAAAGGGTCCGGAATTAACCATTAATCCTTCGCCGGCGTAAGCCTCGGACATAGTGGCGGGATCCAGGGTAACCCCTTCAGGCTCTATAACCACCCGCACGGGCAGGTTATACTTGCGAGCAAATTCAAAGTCCCGCTGGTCATGGGCCGGGACCCCCATCACGGCGCCGGTACCGTACTCCAACAGCACGTAATTGGCCACCAGTATGGGCACCTTTTCACCATTTACCGGGTTAATGCAATATGCACCGGTGAGCAAACCTATTTTTTCAGCCTCGGTGGAGGTACGGGCCAGTTCGCTTAAATTGCGCACCTCTTGCACAAATTCCCTGATTTCACCGGCCTGGGGTTTACCCTCGATCAATTTTTCCACCAGGGGGTGCTCCGGTGCCAGTACCATATAGGTTACACCGTAAATAGTATCCGGGCGG
This sequence is a window from Desulfallas thermosapovorans DSM 6562. Protein-coding genes within it:
- the leuS gene encoding leucine--tRNA ligase — encoded protein: MKDRYEFREIETRWQQKWAEQDMYAVPDFSDRPKYYCLEMFPYPSGKLHMGHVRNYSIGDVVARFKTMQGFNVLHPMGWDAFGLPAENAAIKHGALHPARWTMDNIDSMRAQLKQLGISYDWNREVATCHPGYYKWTQWLFLQLYHQGLAYKKKSAVNWCPSCATVLANEQVKEGSCERCSSVVEKRELEQWFFKITQYADRLLADLDKLDGWPDKVKIMQENWIGRSEGAEITFQIEGMDETITVFTTRPDTIYGVTYMVLAPEHPLVEKLIEGKPQAGEIREFVQEVRNLSELARTSTEAEKIGLLTGAYCINPVNGEKVPILVANYVLLEYGTGAVMGVPAHDQRDFEFARKYNLPVRVVIEPEGVTLDPATMSEAYAGEGLMVNSGPFNGTPNRQGITDVIKYLQEKGVGAGRVNYRLRDWLISRQRYWGAPIPIIYCDKCGVVPVPEKDLPVLLPMDVAFKPTGRSPLEDHAGFVNTTCPACGAPARRETDTMDTFMCSSWYYYRYTSPRDEDNVWDPGKVRYWLPVDQYIGGVEHAILHLLYSRFFTKVLYDMKLIDNDEPFTNLLTQGMVLKDGAKMSKSKGNVVSPEDIVATYGADTARLFILFASPPERDLEWSDQGVEGCYRFLNRVWRLVAPLGDTLTSAAPPDRASNLVGINKDMRRVTHLAIKKVTEDVGNRFNFNTAVSAIMELVNAMYQYRDLPECDRNDGVLREAVDALLLLLAPFAPHITEELWNLTGHEGSIHAQPWPRYDPEAIVEDEITIVIQINGKVRERLLVPADIKPDAMRELVMQQEKVRELIGDKKVVKVIPVPGKLVNIVVK